A window of Microcystis aeruginosa FD4 contains these coding sequences:
- a CDS encoding tubulin-like doman-containing protein, translated as MPAAVEEKSMVPTVLVGIGGTGNEILSRLRRLIEESYGSLSNFPIVSFLVVDTDKDYKISNPEAAGSAFKDNEKHWSRVSGKQVQEMVSDMDRYPWINSWFPPELERNITSLEAGAGQIRACGRFALFCNYHEIQRKFLDAVRRVKGQETFMLDRYGIKVSNSAINVFTTGSLNGGTGSGMLIDIGYCIRNWLRGESSPLSTAIVPTPEAFAGISVGDRVLANGYAALMELNYFSDYRTEYHQQFSSGLVDEVVSKLPPFDFTYLVGTKNGESDFKLGQIREMIAQNIFLDLTSDFAPHKRSIRDNIKGSWAQADPGGRGYPKQFMSFGLSTIEIPIAQIRASLSERLAKDLINWWLNDSVILPAQMLELVRGDILKKMRLSEGELIMDLCADKDRSLIAIISQWTNETRQEINQDNWLSCTKQGVNILGNEQGKILQFINDYLTPRVEEFKRNHLLELSPDERLHGDYLKKIYNNRDEIIQRGKKSLEMEFYNILEDRNRGVKFAESFIVSVRQIFTDIAEKFRRDQEQVWSQNESKRQREYDTALAEINDLKDKIHISKKDKMEQYCEQALTGLEGYLMANIQRKTRGAGVEVINRLLEHLNQLESRFNRFRQKLIQSRDLFNLQANQQIDSADALLINGIKLFDRQELNSLYQDFIEQFASGIAGNKNAYDTGMDNLCLPLSEEILKQSSPLWKETRRTDENMRLFDITEIADIRQGDFQKVILNQANQRLQNAPASSRIQQELAACDRLLKIYNNDADIINNLRIAYQKSRPLIMLNPAVLRGKDAGFTPQLNQNVALIGGRNTSNPAAQKIIPKLREFIANEDDIKPLGEVEKYRLVFVQEIGGFSLRCLEGMRDLRQSYQDWKGEFILAKRAQQMGENRDLPIPVHIQKEPPFWDVFPEDPSIYQLVVTARALKVLFPEVNRVTNEKTIRYEIKTATGLKKVDIATSWEDAVQVLEVKACREDKEKIQSQVTAKLQAAATPEKKQALYRTFIKYLQQRSEELTGGKDNTEYKREDAIILQLIHNYKLDSAGEIPLSPVTEVANPALIICGNCGHKNPPSSNFCSKCGSKLVK; from the coding sequence ATGCCAGCAGCAGTGGAAGAAAAAAGCATGGTTCCCACGGTTTTAGTGGGTATTGGTGGTACGGGTAACGAAATTTTATCGCGATTGCGTCGTTTAATCGAGGAAAGTTATGGCAGTTTGAGTAATTTTCCGATTGTCAGTTTTTTGGTGGTTGACACGGATAAGGATTATAAAATCAGTAATCCTGAAGCTGCCGGCAGTGCTTTTAAAGATAACGAAAAACACTGGTCCCGGGTGAGTGGAAAACAGGTACAGGAGATGGTATCTGACATGGATAGATATCCCTGGATTAATAGTTGGTTTCCCCCGGAATTAGAGAGAAATATTACTTCCCTAGAAGCGGGAGCGGGACAAATTCGCGCCTGCGGCCGTTTTGCTTTATTTTGTAATTATCATGAGATACAAAGAAAATTTCTAGACGCGGTGAGACGAGTAAAGGGACAAGAAACCTTTATGCTCGATCGCTATGGAATTAAAGTGAGTAATAGTGCTATTAATGTCTTTACTACGGGGTCTTTAAACGGTGGTACGGGTAGCGGAATGTTAATCGATATAGGCTACTGTATTCGTAATTGGTTACGAGGGGAAAGTAGTCCTTTGAGTACGGCAATTGTTCCCACTCCTGAAGCATTTGCGGGGATTAGTGTCGGCGATCGAGTTTTGGCTAATGGTTACGCTGCCTTGATGGAATTAAATTACTTTTCTGACTACAGAACCGAATATCATCAACAGTTTAGCAGTGGTTTGGTCGATGAAGTTGTTAGTAAATTACCCCCCTTTGATTTTACTTACTTAGTGGGGACAAAAAACGGAGAAAGTGATTTTAAACTTGGTCAAATTCGGGAAATGATCGCCCAAAATATCTTCCTAGATCTGACCTCTGATTTTGCCCCCCATAAACGTTCTATTAGAGATAATATTAAGGGTTCTTGGGCGCAAGCTGACCCGGGGGGGCGCGGTTATCCTAAGCAATTTATGAGTTTTGGACTATCAACTATTGAAATTCCTATTGCCCAAATTCGTGCTTCCTTATCGGAACGTTTAGCCAAAGATTTAATTAATTGGTGGCTGAATGATTCCGTGATTTTACCCGCTCAAATGTTGGAGTTAGTAAGAGGTGATATTCTCAAAAAAATGCGCTTGAGCGAAGGGGAATTAATTATGGATTTATGTGCCGACAAGGATCGATCTTTAATTGCCATAATCTCCCAATGGACTAACGAAACTCGTCAGGAAATCAATCAAGATAATTGGCTCTCTTGTACCAAACAGGGTGTTAATATTTTAGGAAATGAACAAGGAAAAATTCTGCAATTTATTAATGATTATTTAACGCCAAGAGTCGAGGAATTTAAACGCAATCATTTACTAGAATTGAGTCCCGATGAACGGCTGCACGGCGATTACTTGAAAAAGATTTATAACAACCGGGATGAAATTATTCAACGGGGTAAAAAGTCCCTGGAAATGGAGTTTTATAATATCCTTGAGGATCGAAACCGTGGGGTAAAATTTGCCGAGAGTTTTATTGTTTCAGTACGACAAATATTCACCGACATAGCAGAAAAATTTCGTCGCGATCAAGAACAGGTTTGGAGTCAAAACGAAAGTAAACGTCAACGAGAATACGACACAGCCTTAGCAGAAATTAATGATCTGAAAGATAAAATTCATATCTCGAAAAAAGATAAGATGGAACAATATTGTGAACAAGCTTTAACGGGATTGGAAGGCTATTTAATGGCCAATATTCAACGAAAAACCCGAGGTGCAGGAGTAGAGGTTATTAATCGTTTACTGGAACATCTTAATCAGTTAGAAAGCCGTTTTAATCGTTTTCGTCAGAAATTAATTCAAAGTCGCGATCTATTTAATCTCCAAGCTAACCAACAGATCGATAGTGCCGATGCTTTGTTAATTAATGGGATTAAATTATTTGACAGACAAGAATTAAATAGCCTTTATCAAGACTTTATCGAACAATTTGCCTCCGGGATTGCTGGTAACAAAAATGCCTACGATACGGGTATGGATAACCTTTGTTTACCCCTCTCAGAAGAGATTTTAAAGCAATCTAGTCCCCTCTGGAAAGAAACGCGCCGCACCGATGAAAATATGCGTTTATTTGACATCACCGAGATTGCCGATATTCGTCAAGGTGATTTTCAAAAAGTTATCCTAAACCAAGCTAATCAACGCCTACAAAATGCTCCCGCTAGTAGTCGCATTCAGCAGGAATTAGCCGCTTGTGATCGCTTGTTAAAAATCTATAACAACGATGCCGATATTATCAATAATCTTCGCATTGCCTACCAAAAATCGCGACCCCTAATTATGCTCAATCCTGCGGTTTTGCGGGGAAAAGATGCGGGTTTTACACCCCAATTAAATCAAAATGTTGCCCTGATTGGAGGAAGAAATACCAGTAACCCAGCAGCCCAAAAAATTATTCCGAAACTGCGGGAATTTATTGCCAACGAAGACGATATTAAACCCTTGGGAGAAGTGGAAAAATATCGTCTTGTCTTCGTGCAGGAAATTGGCGGTTTTTCCCTACGCTGTCTGGAGGGAATGCGAGATTTGCGGCAATCCTATCAGGACTGGAAAGGAGAATTTATTCTCGCTAAACGCGCCCAACAAATGGGGGAAAATCGCGATTTACCCATCCCCGTACATATCCAAAAGGAACCTCCTTTCTGGGATGTTTTTCCCGAAGATCCGAGTATTTATCAATTGGTGGTGACAGCCCGAGCTTTAAAAGTGCTTTTTCCAGAAGTCAATCGAGTCACTAATGAGAAAACAATTCGCTATGAAATTAAAACCGCAACGGGATTAAAAAAAGTCGATATCGCCACCAGTTGGGAAGATGCGGTACAGGTGTTAGAAGTAAAAGCTTGTCGCGAAGATAAGGAAAAAATTCAAAGTCAGGTTACGGCTAAGTTACAGGCTGCAGCCACTCCGGAGAAAAAACAAGCTTTGTATCGGACTTTTATCAAATATTTACAACAACGTTCCGAGGAGTTGACAGGAGGAAAAGACAATACAGAATATAAACGGGAAGATGCAATTATTTTGCAGTTAATCCATAACTATAAATTGGATAGTGCTGGAGAAATTCCTCTTTCTCCGGTGACGGAAGTGGCTAACCCAGCTTTGATTATCTGTGGTAATTGTGGACACAAAAATCCGCCCTCATCTAATTTTTGTTCTAAGTGTGGGTCAAAATTAGTTAAGTAG
- the argF gene encoding ornithine carbamoyltransferase, whose amino-acid sequence MVATLKGRDVLRITDMSSEEISALLNLSAQLKAGTLNPSCKKVLGLLFYKASTRTRVSFTVAMYQLGGQVIDLNPSVTQVGRGEPLADTARVLDRYLDILAVRTFKQEDLEAFANYSRIPIINALTDLEHPCQILADLQTIQETFQTLRGINLTYVGDGNNVANSLLLGGALMGLNVRVASPANYQPDGEIVASAQAIAETTGSKIFITDDPVTAVKDSQVVYTDVWASMGQESLADARIPVFQPYQVNEQLMSHADKDAIILHCLPAHRGEEITDGAIEGVQSKVWEQAENRMHAQKALMVSLLGLI is encoded by the coding sequence ATGGTAGCCACCTTAAAAGGACGAGATGTTTTAAGAATAACCGACATGAGTAGCGAAGAAATCAGCGCCCTACTCAATCTATCGGCACAGCTTAAAGCTGGCACTCTTAACCCTAGCTGCAAAAAAGTCTTGGGATTGCTATTTTATAAAGCTTCCACCCGGACGCGGGTTTCCTTTACCGTCGCCATGTACCAGTTAGGAGGACAGGTGATCGATCTTAATCCCAGTGTAACCCAAGTGGGGCGCGGGGAACCCTTAGCCGATACGGCCCGGGTACTCGATCGCTATCTCGATATTCTCGCAGTTCGCACCTTTAAACAAGAGGATTTAGAAGCTTTTGCTAATTACTCGCGCATCCCGATTATCAACGCTTTAACAGATTTAGAACATCCCTGCCAGATATTAGCCGATTTACAGACTATCCAAGAGACTTTTCAGACTTTACGGGGAATTAACCTCACCTATGTCGGGGATGGTAATAATGTCGCTAATTCTCTCCTCTTGGGTGGCGCTTTGATGGGGTTAAATGTGCGAGTTGCTTCCCCCGCAAACTATCAACCGGATGGGGAAATTGTCGCCAGCGCCCAGGCTATTGCCGAGACAACTGGTAGTAAAATCTTCATTACCGACGATCCCGTTACCGCCGTAAAAGACTCTCAGGTGGTCTATACTGATGTCTGGGCAAGTATGGGACAGGAAAGCCTCGCTGATGCCCGAATTCCCGTTTTTCAGCCCTACCAAGTCAATGAACAGCTAATGAGTCACGCTGACAAAGACGCAATTATTCTCCACTGTTTACCTGCTCACCGCGGCGAAGAAATTACCGACGGGGCGATCGAGGGTGTACAATCAAAAGTCTGGGAGCAAGCGGAAAATCGGATGCACGCCCAAAAAGCTTTAATGGTGAGTTTATTGGGATTAATCTAG